A stretch of DNA from Rhizobacter sp.:
ACGGGCTTCGTCGGCAAGTGGCTGGTGGCCACGCTGATCGAAGCCGATCGGCACTTCCAGCTCGGCTGCCGGCTGACCGTGCTCACGCGCAACCCGGCGGCTTTCCGCGCAGAGGCACCGGCGCTGGCCGACCGGCCGTGTGTCGAGCTGCTGCCCGGTGATGTGCGCACCCTGTCCATCGAAGGCCGCGCGTTCGACCGCATCCTCCACGCCGCCACCGACGTGGCCACGTCGGCCAGCGACCTCGACACCTTCGACACCTGCGTGGAAGGCACGCACCGGGTGTTGGAGCTGGCCCGACGCTGTGGCGCGAAGAACCTGCTCCTGGTGAGCTCCGGGGCGGTCTACGGGCCGCAGCCCGCCGACGTCACGGCGCTCCTCGAAGACCATCCCGGCAGCGCGCAGACACCGCAAGCGACACCGGCCTACACGATGGGCAAGAAAGCCGCCGAGTGGATGGCGTTTGCCCATGCACGGGAGCACGGGCTGGACCTGCGGGTGGCCCGGCTCTTCGCCTTCGTCGGCCCCGGCCTGCCGCTGGACAAGCATTTCGCCATCGGCAACTTCCTGCGCGACGCCCTGGCGGGTCGACC
This window harbors:
- a CDS encoding NAD-dependent epimerase/dehydratase family protein, with product MTAALPPLPAEDLAHARSVVGERWQQLKGQRVFLTGGTGFVGKWLVATLIEADRHFQLGCRLTVLTRNPAAFRAEAPALADRPCVELLPGDVRTLSIEGRAFDRILHAATDVATSASDLDTFDTCVEGTHRVLELARRCGAKNLLLVSSGAVYGPQPADVTALLEDHPGSAQTPQATPAYTMGKKAAEWMAFAHAREHGLDLRVARLFAFVGPGLPLDKHFAIGNFLRDALAGRPIVIQGDGTPLRSYLHTADLAAWLWTILLDDRARGGLYNVGGADAVSIRQLADCVLAATGSSSRVQVMQEALAGAAPSRYVPDIAKARRELALPEPIGLDESLRRTAAWLSGR